A genome region from Trueperaceae bacterium includes the following:
- the nrdR gene encoding transcriptional regulator NrdR — MKCPHCTSNDTRVVNSRPSDDGHAIRRRRECGDCHRRFTTYERTQLEALMVRKRSGKVEAFAPDKLLEKLRVATNKRPVTEKQLREFAYGLEDAVQTARIEAEEIGRRTLAFLKDLDDVAYIRFLSVYRDFDSVERFIEEIRQLGGDPEIDAAVEAKVAEARDEDGDA, encoded by the coding sequence GTGAAGTGCCCGCACTGCACGTCGAACGACACGCGGGTCGTGAACTCGCGCCCCTCCGACGACGGGCACGCCATCCGCCGGCGGCGCGAATGCGGCGACTGCCACCGGCGCTTCACGACCTACGAACGTACGCAGCTCGAAGCGCTCATGGTGCGCAAGCGCTCCGGGAAGGTCGAAGCGTTCGCGCCCGACAAGCTGCTGGAGAAGCTGCGGGTGGCGACGAACAAGCGCCCCGTCACCGAAAAGCAGTTGCGGGAGTTCGCCTACGGCCTCGAGGACGCCGTGCAGACCGCCCGCATCGAGGCCGAAGAGATCGGGAGGCGGACGCTGGCGTTCCTCAAGGACCTCGACGACGTGGCCTACATCCGCTTCCTGAGCGTCTACCGCGACTTCGATTCGGTCGAACGGTTCATCGAGGAGATCCGCCAGTTGGGCGGCGACCCGGAGATCGACGCCGCCGTCGAGGCGAAGGTCGCCGAAGCCCGCGACGAGGACGGCGACGCCTGA